The proteins below are encoded in one region of Pseudophryne corroboree isolate aPseCor3 chromosome 8, aPseCor3.hap2, whole genome shotgun sequence:
- the GPR173 gene encoding probable G-protein coupled receptor 173, with product MANGSDSEELSGSLTQSTAISTHLKLVLLGFIICASLAGNLLVSLLVLKDRSLHKAPYYFLLDLCLADAVRSSACFPFVLLSIRNGSAWAYSLLSCKVVAFMAVLFCFHASFMLFCISVTRYMAIAHHRFYSKRMTLWTCIAVICMVWTLSVAMAFPPVFDVGTYKFIREEDQCIFEHRYFKANDTLGFMLMLAVLIVATHIVYAKLLLFEYRHRKMKPVQMVPAISQNWTFHGPGATGQAAANWIAGFGRGPMPPTLLGIRQNTHTANRRLLGMDEFKSEKRLGRMFYGITLSFLVLWSPYIVACYWRVFVKTCSIPHRYLSTAVWMTFTQAGVNPIMCFLLNKDLKSCLQLHIPCWRTKALLPREPYCVM from the coding sequence ATGGCTAATGGCAGTGATTCCGAGGAGCTGTCTGGctcacttacccagtcaacagccaTCTCCACCCACCTCAAGCTGGTGCTACTGGGTTTCATTATATGTGCCAGCTTGGCAGGCAACCTACTGGTTTCCCTGCTAGTGTTAAAAGACCGCTCCCTGCACAAGGCTCCTTACTACTTTTTGTTGGATCTCTGTCTTGCTGATGCTGTTAGATCATCTGCCTGCTTTCCATTTGTCCTGCTTTCCATCCGCAATGGCTCAGCCTGGGCCTACAGCCTATTAAGCTGCAAGGTTGTGGCCTTCATGGCAGTCCTGTTTTGCTTTCATGCTTCATTCATGCTCTTCTGTATTAGTGTTACTCGCTACATGGCCATTGCCCATCATCGATTCTATTCCAAGAGAATGACCCTCTGGACGTGCATTGCAGTTATATGCATGGTCTGGACACTTTCGGTTGCCATGGCCTTTCCACCAGTCTTTGATGTGGGTACTTACAAATTTATACGTGAAGAGGACCAATGCATATTTGAGCATCGATACTTTAAAGCCAATGATACCCTTGGATTTATGCTCATGCTGGCGGTGCTTATTGTTGCAACTCATATTGTCTATGCCAAACTACTCCTCTTTGAGTACCGCCATCGCAAAATGAAGCCGGTGCAGATGGTGCCAGCCATCAGCCAAAACTGGACATTCCATGGGCCAGGAGCCACAGGGCAGGCTGCTGCCAACTGGATTGCTGGATTTGGAAGGGGGCCAATGCCACCAACTTTGCTGGGTATACGTCAAAACACCCACACTGCCAACAGGCGTCTCTTGGGGATGGATGAGTTTAAAAGTGAAAAGAGGTTGGGACGGATGTTTTATGGGATTACCCTCAGCTTCTTGGTGCTGTGGTCACCCTACATTGTGGCCTGTTATTGGAGGGTGTTTGTGAAAACCTGCAGTATCCCTCATCGCTATTTGTCCACTGCAGTGTGGATGACTTTCACTCAGGCTGGGGTAAACCCTATAATGTGTTTCCTACTCAATAAAGACCTGAAGAGCTGCCTTCAGCTCCACATCCCATGCTGGAGGACGAAAGCCTTGCTACCCAGGGAGCCTTACTGCGTAATGTAA